The genomic DNA TGGGCATAGAGATTACTTATGGGAAGCTAAAGTAACGAGTTACTTCGATGCACTGCATTCTTCAAACCGCAATTCTCGTTAGAGgtccatgcaaaaaaaaagtgactccTCTGCATTAGGATTCCACTGTACAGATAAAACCAGTGTTCAGGTTTTGTTTAATCAGGCAAAACTCTGCGCCATGAATCAGAGCAAGCTAAAGAAAGCCTTTTTAAAGGTACCGTGCATCCCTAACACTAGACAGTATTTTAAACCAACAGGTCAcgaattctatttttttttttcccatttaaaaagaaacttacTTAACACTCTTGGGACAGTGTCCTATGATAAAAGGCTGTAAATGTCACATCCCCCTTATTAgcatattttcccttttcagctCATCAGATATTTAGTTCAATGGAAAAGTTCCTATTTCAAATGGcataagcatttatttttaaattcaaaacataGCTCATATATTGTCTACTATGtgcatattaattttaaaaaaaaggaaaagaggaaaacagctaATTAGAATGACATGATTGTAATTTTCACTGTTAGCTATCATCCAGAGCTAGAAACATTTTGGCAGAGTAGGCCGAGGACCAGAGAAATCATTTCCTGAACCAGTCATCACAAGAGACTGGCATAAGCAAAGCAAACTGTCTGATACCGCATTATGGGAATATATTGATCCTTACCAGGTTGCGAGGTGGAAAACGACTGTTCTTTAACCCCTACACAACGGAGCCTGGCAGGGCAAGCacctaaaagagaaactgtcaGAGAGGTTTTAATAGTAATGTATAACTGAGATGCAGTACAATTTCACATGCATGCTTTCTTTTGCCGatcattactattatttttcttaagtctGTCCAGTGACGATGTCTTAATgaagtttttggtttggttttctaaGCAAGCATTTTTCGGCTCCTCAGGATAAGCAGGCTAGACATTATCTGACTCAAGACCGGGTAGTCAGCGTTATCTTTACTGGCAACTGCGAAGTGGAACCGAGCACACCTTCATGCATCAGGTTGGCATGATCTTTCCACCCAAGTGCTGCAAACGGGCTCTGGCGGCACCTCTGCGTGTACACGCGCGTGTCAGTTTGCACGACAATTATCGCACTGCTGTACGCGGCTCCGCACGACTCTCACGCCAAACAGGCTCAGACCGCTACAATCCGCACGCCAGGTGTACGTGACCTTTAACCCAAGGCCACCACCTGGCTCCCAATGCGCCGTTCGACAGATATTTTTTTGTCACCCTGGCCACTTAAGCGCCAGGTTCCCCTCCTCTGCATCTCCCCCAATCCCACCCCATCTccactgtactttttttttttattattattattttttctttcctccgcACCATCGCCTGCTTCCTCCACCACGACGCGAGGCCCCCCCTGTAGGGACGAGAACCCCACGAGTACTTGCAGCAGGTACTTGACCCTACATTTTGAAGGAGGCCGCCGCTCGCCGAGCACAGATGGAGCAGAACTCCACCGACACCTGATCCCGGTCCACGTGGAGGCAGATCCCGCCGGGGGACACCCACTCCTCCtccggctccgccgcccccgccgcctcctccggGCCGGCGGGCCGGGCGCTGGGCAAGGCGTAGTCGTGGTCGCTGCTCTCGCCGGCgggctggaggtgctgctggaggtgctgctggaggcGGGGGCCGCCCGTGTCCCTGAAGaggctggtgctgagctgcagcccGCCGGCGCGGATCCCGGCCAAGCGGCTGAGGAGCTGGCCCAGGGCGCTCTGGTTCGCCAGCACGGCCCGCAGGTAACCGCTCTCCCGCTCCAGCTCTCGCAAGCGGCGGCTCAGGCCGCGGTTGCGGTCCCGGAGCTGGCGGTTCTCGGCAGCCAGGCCCTGGAGGCggctctccagccccagcacgtACTGCTTCTTCTTCAGCCGGTTcagccgcgccgccgccgccgccttcAGCCGGCTGCCGGtgccgccgctccgccgcccggGCGCCGCCGGCCTCTGGCCCTGGCCCGGCGGGGGCAGCGGCTCCGGCTCCCCACAGAAACAGCCGCTCAGCTCCGCGTCCAGGTCCCAGTCCGGCCGCGCCGCCTCCAGCAGgtctcccagctccagccccgggAACCAGTCCTCTTGCTCCCACACCTCCAGCGGGACCCCGGGCGTCTCCggctccttctcctcccgcCGCGGCGGCTGCTGTTGTTTGGGCCGCGCGGGGCCCGGATCCCCTTCCCCGCCGCCATCCCGCCCTCTCGGGGCCTGCCCCGCGCCGGCCAGCGGCCAGACGGCGCCCGAGGGGCTGGCTCCGCCGGAGGAGGCCGCCAGCAGCTGGGTGAGGCTGTGGCGCATGGCGGGCGGGGGGCCCGGCGGGACCGGACCGGACGGAGCCTGAGGAGAGAGAGCGGCGCGAGGCTGCGGGCCGGCGCTCCCGCCGCGGTGCCTGTCGGGAAGCGGCGGCCTCGGCGCGGGGAgggcgggaggggaggggagggggcgccGCGCGACTGCGCCCGCGCGCGGGAAAACGGCGGCTGAGGGGAGGTATGGGGGGGGGGCAAGGGGGATGTAACGAGGGCtaaaagttggtgaagggtttggaggggaagccgtatgaggagtggctgaagtcactgggtttgttcagcctggaggagactgaggggagagagacctcatggcggctgcagcttcctcaccaggggaggaggaggggcagggctgagctcttctctggcgaccagtgacagaacccgagggaatggcaggaagatgtgccaggggaggttcaggttggacatgaggaaaaggttcttcccccagagggtgctggacactggaacaggctccccagggaggtgtcccggccccaggcctgaccgtgttcaagaagagactggacagcggcctcagacacacggtgtgacctgtggggttgtcctgtgcagggacaggagccggacttgatgatccttgtgggtcccttcctACTctggacattctgtgattctatgagggtgggggggtgtctgggggggtgTATGTGGGGCGATGAGGAGGTGGGGGGGTCTCTCGCCCACAGATGCAGCCAGGGAACGGGGATGTCCCATGGGGctggtggtgttttgggggttttcccACCTGAcggcagcaggggctgggctggaggggtGTGGGACTGTTCTGTCACAGTGagtgggtgtccccagcccagaTTTAGACTATTTAGCTACCTGGTTTTAGGCACTAGTGTAGTCACCAGAGGAAAATGGGCGTTCCTCACTTCCCATCAACTCTTAATAATTAGAGCGGCCAACTCGAGTCCTACTGCGTTCCCTCCTCTCAGGACACAGGCCTAGTATGTAGCCTGGGTCAGTTGCTGTTGACACTGCAGGTGCCTGCATTTAGATTAATTCAATGTGCAAGCAGGGTGGGCCTGTCAGGGGGAAAAAGGCCATCGAAAAGCAGGAGGCTGTGGTCCATAAAACTGGTGTGGGATGACCCTTGCAGGAGCCAGGTCAAAGGAAAGGCTGTGGTTTGTTGTGCAGCAGGGAGCGGAGCAGAACTTCTCACCTGGCGCTGTGTGGGTTCAAGGAGAGTTCGGAGAAGTTCAGAAGACGAGTCTGTTGATAGTTACTACTTCCTTAGAAACCATGTCTGGTTCGTTAAGTCCTTCAGATGAACTTGTCGCAAGGTGCAGGATCTTCCGGCCATTTCTGAGCATGGGGCTTGAGATACAAAGTTTGACACGGTGCTGCTGCTTTAGAGATGCTCAGAACCGAGAGCCGCCTGAACAACTGGGCACAGCATTAAGTCACCCCATGATTTATACACATGGGAAAGAACTTGGAGAGCTCTCAAGGCAGCTGCCTACAACCCGTGTGGGGGATGATGGCACTTGGCCCATCACGAGGTATTTTGTCAGAGAGTTAAAGAGCAGGAGCTGTAATTCAGCAGccaaaaatctcttcctttgctggGAGAAAGGCAAGAGAGGGGGGGGATGGATGCCTCTGTCCCACATTGCTGACAGGTAAGGGGAAGATTTTGGTCAAAAACTGCCAGACTTACACCCTTCCATTTTGTGCATCACCGCTATTTACAGGAAACAcctaaaaaccagaaaacacttAAACTGGTGGAACATCTAGAATCTCAACCTGTTTCAAAGACTATTGAAATCACTCAAAAGACCTGTCAATTTACTTGAGCTGGACAGGGACATAATATAACATTAAACAAGACTAAAACAACTGTAGAAGCCCACAAGACTACTGGACAACTATATACAATAATTTGTTTGAACACTAGGTGTTGTATGATATTAGTTTTGACCTGTTAAGTTGCTGAATCATGGCTGTTCCTGACATAGACACTGCAAGGTGGGATTTCTTTCTTGGAGCCTCGGTGTTACCTTTAAATGCCCAACCTCTGTTGAACTTCAAGGGAGAATCAAACGCAAAAGACTCAGGGTTTGAGCATTTGTCCATCTTGGAAAATAATGTggttttaactttaaaaaaataaaatctttgttaCAGCAGAGGTTAGGACcaaataaattgaaattttatgttttccacTCTAATCTTTCGTATCGAAGGTTTGACTAGTGCAACAATCTGTGTTCAAATTTAACAGTGTAGGTCTTACATAAAAGTCTAACAAAGAAAGAGGCTACAAAACAGTCCT from Caloenas nicobarica isolate bCalNic1 chromosome 1, bCalNic1.hap1, whole genome shotgun sequence includes the following:
- the CREBZF gene encoding CREB/ATF bZIP transcription factor, which produces MRHSLTQLLAASSGGASPSGAVWPLAGAGQAPRGRDGGGEGDPGPARPKQQQPPRREEKEPETPGVPLEVWEQEDWFPGLELGDLLEAARPDWDLDAELSGCFCGEPEPLPPPGQGQRPAAPGRRSGGTGSRLKAAAAARLNRLKKKQYVLGLESRLQGLAAENRQLRDRNRGLSRRLRELERESGYLRAVLANQSALGQLLSRLAGIRAGGLQLSTSLFRDTGGPRLQQHLQQHLQPAGESSDHDYALPSARPAGPEEAAGAAEPEEEWVSPGGICLHVDRDQVSVEFCSICARRAAASFKIFSFRCLPCQAPLCRG